One window of the Gemmatimonadaceae bacterium genome contains the following:
- the fmt gene encoding methionyl-tRNA formyltransferase, with translation MRVLFWGTPEFATAPLRALIGEGFEVVGVVTQPDKPTGRSRKLTAPPVKEIAAEERVPCFQPATPKDPELFEMIEAMTPDISIVVAYGHIMPKRIIDLPRMGTLNIHASLLPLLRGAAPIQAAIRHGFSQTGVTIMRMVPALDAGPIILTATAPIASDETYGELQNRLSELGALTLIEALALISVGGARETPQDESLATYAPKVTRRDALVDWTLGMDEVCRAVRAYDPKPGAFSTLNGVDVKLFGARKVARERVEHGNAPPGTVIAIHEGLIVSASDGAVCISDVQPAGKSRMKAAEWARGRGATFGDRFGV, from the coding sequence ATGCGCGTCCTCTTCTGGGGGACGCCAGAGTTTGCCACGGCACCATTGCGGGCGCTGATCGGCGAGGGATTCGAAGTCGTCGGAGTGGTGACGCAGCCGGACAAGCCGACGGGGCGATCGCGCAAGCTCACCGCGCCTCCGGTGAAAGAGATCGCCGCGGAGGAGAGGGTCCCCTGCTTTCAGCCGGCCACGCCGAAGGACCCTGAGCTCTTCGAGATGATCGAGGCGATGACCCCGGACATTTCCATCGTCGTCGCATACGGCCACATCATGCCGAAGCGGATCATTGACCTGCCGCGCATGGGCACACTCAATATTCACGCGTCGCTGCTGCCGCTGCTGCGGGGAGCGGCGCCGATTCAGGCCGCCATACGCCACGGCTTTTCGCAGACGGGCGTGACGATCATGCGGATGGTCCCGGCTCTCGATGCCGGGCCGATCATTCTGACCGCCACCGCGCCGATTGCCAGCGACGAGACTTACGGCGAGCTCCAGAACAGGCTCTCCGAACTCGGCGCGCTGACGCTGATCGAGGCGCTCGCTCTCATCTCCGTCGGAGGTGCGCGTGAAACCCCGCAGGACGAATCGCTCGCGACGTACGCACCCAAGGTCACCCGTCGCGACGCACTCGTTGACTGGACACTCGGCATGGACGAAGTCTGCCGCGCGGTGCGCGCGTACGATCCGAAGCCGGGAGCGTTCAGCACGCTGAATGGTGTGGACGTGAAGCTGTTCGGCGCGCGAAAGGTGGCCAGGGAACGCGTGGAGCACGGCAATGCACCGCCAGGCACGGTGATCGCGATTCACGAAGGGCTCATCGTCTCGGCGAGTGACGGCGCAGTGTGCATCAGCGACGTGCAGCCAGCGGGCAAGAGCAGGATGAAGGCCGCGGAATGGGCGCGCGGGCGCGGTGCCACTTTCGGTGACCGGTTCGGCGTGTGA
- a CDS encoding thiamine phosphate synthase, whose translation MTPQAFPVVHAVTDSGAVLHGNFLERASGIMRALGPRGALHLRSSRASAKQLHELATLLSLVQKSTGCWLIVNDRVDIAAAVGARGAQLASHSLAIAEARIVAPDLPLGASIHSVAEALKAESEGASWCVAGTVFETPSHVGRAPARIEFIEQVAAAVKIPIIAIGGITPEDVAALRRAGAYGVATIRGADWDRGHGASADEDKLMRTRLPVTTDAGFAEPVTRYISAYDSESGSDRDDHPDGERVTPGAGAE comes from the coding sequence GTGACGCCGCAGGCTTTTCCGGTGGTTCACGCCGTCACCGACAGCGGCGCTGTATTGCACGGCAATTTTCTCGAACGCGCGTCTGGGATCATGAGGGCCCTCGGTCCTCGCGGCGCCCTGCACCTGAGATCTTCTCGCGCGTCAGCAAAGCAGCTCCACGAGCTGGCGACACTGCTTTCGCTGGTGCAGAAGAGCACCGGTTGCTGGCTGATCGTGAACGACAGGGTGGACATCGCCGCCGCCGTCGGCGCGCGGGGCGCGCAACTGGCGTCGCATTCGCTGGCCATCGCCGAGGCGCGGATTGTCGCGCCTGACCTGCCGCTGGGCGCGAGCATTCACAGTGTGGCGGAGGCATTGAAGGCGGAATCCGAGGGCGCTTCCTGGTGCGTCGCGGGAACGGTATTCGAGACGCCGAGCCACGTCGGCCGCGCGCCGGCACGAATCGAGTTCATCGAGCAGGTCGCCGCCGCGGTGAAGATCCCGATCATCGCGATCGGTGGGATCACGCCGGAGGATGTCGCGGCTCTGAGGCGCGCTGGCGCGTACGGCGTGGCCACCATCCGCGGCGCCGACTGGGATCGCGGACACGGGGCCTCCGCGGACGAGGACAAACTCATGAGGACACGGCTTCCGGTGACCACCGACGCCGGCTTTGCCGAACCGGTCACCCGCTATATTTCAGCCTATGATTCAGAGTCCGGGAGCGACCGGGATGATCACCCTGACGGTGAACGGGTCACCCCGGGAGCTGGCGCGGAATAG
- the thiS gene encoding sulfur carrier protein ThiS, translating to MITLTVNGSPRELARNSTIAGLLGSLGIDPRLVVVEHNRAIVRDREAYGSLNLDNGDVVEIVHFVGGG from the coding sequence ATGATCACCCTGACGGTGAACGGGTCACCCCGGGAGCTGGCGCGGAATAGCACCATCGCGGGCCTCCTCGGCTCGCTCGGAATCGACCCCCGGCTCGTGGTCGTCGAGCACAACCGCGCGATCGTGCGCGACCGCGAAGCCTACGGCTCACTGAATCTCGACAACGGAGACGTGGTGGAGATCGTCCACTTCGTCGGCGGGGGCTGA